The proteins below come from a single Malus sylvestris chromosome 3, drMalSylv7.2, whole genome shotgun sequence genomic window:
- the LOC126616465 gene encoding uncharacterized protein LOC126616465: MMRNFPSSSLYIIVFLSNIIERKNVIKKIVVGSFEQGTRKERKKSRRARSSYPSRLPGNGGIPRATPLIMIPPKAKNDGICTSPASALLETPANSGSGHLIGANSINPASLPSFGQNVNPASPPDFGQNVNPASPPGFNLKFNPASLPGFGQNVPRSMLGPGTSIDFIPFVP, translated from the exons ATGATGCGCAACTTTCCTTCGTCGTCACTATATattattgtttttctttctaatatAATCGAGAGAAAAAATGTGATAAAAAAG ATCGTTGTTGGAAGTTTTGAGCAAGGCACcagaaaggaaaggaaaaagagcCGCCGGGCCAGATCTTCTTACCCATCGAGGCTGCCAGGAAATGGAGGCATTCCAAGGGCTACGCCCTTGATAATGATTCCTCCAAAGGCAAAGAACGATGGGATATGCACTTCACCTGCATCTGCTCTCTTGGAAACTCCGGCCAATAGTGGATCAGGTCATCTAATTGGTGCAAACAGCATCAATCCTGCTTCTCTACCGAGTTTTGGTCAGAATGTTAATCCTGCTTCTCCACCGGATTTTGGCCAGAATGTTAACCCTGCTTCTCCACCGGGTTTTAATCTGAAATTCAATCCTGCTTCACTACCGGGTTTTGGTCAGAATGTCCCTCGGTCAATGCTGGGTCCAGGAACATCTATTGACTTCATCCCTTTTGTTCCTTAG
- the LOC126616994 gene encoding AT-hook motif nuclear-localized protein 5-like, producing MEEQNFTDYFPQTPLANSEPANATETFMESSTMNLGSNEVNGMKLLLESADEIGVRLEFDGDKTGVRFESDGDEHGMKKYKENESRAAKEGLKETGRDIVVFGNNNGSATRPIILDSNNTNSKGKGKKIEHDDADSIAIIPNPSTLSHLSTETLPKRKRGRPKGSSNKLKPFASTGGFPVYPALGELMPHILTVKLGENILSQLLLLSQSTNRAMCILSAVGVVSIVCIRKLSGSYLRFKGPFQILSLSGTFVYGSMRNPLEKSWMINVLLANHDGKAFGGSVAGFMIAAEPVQIVVGSFEQGTRKERKKSRRARSSYPSRLPGNGGIPRATPLIMIPPKAKNDGICTSPASALLETPANSGSGHLIGANSINPASLPSFGQNVNPAPLSGFGQNVNPASPPDFGQNVNPASPPGFNLKFNPASLPGFGQNVPQSMLGPGTSIDFIPFVP from the exons ATGGAAGAGCAAAACTTCACTGACTACTTTCCTCAGACTCCGCTCGCTAATAGCGAGCCCGCCAATGCAACTGAGACTTTCATGGAATCCTCAACCATGAACTTGGGGTCCAATGAAGTGAATGGAATGAAGCTGCTGCTGGAGTCAGCTGATGAAATTGGAGTGAGGTTGGAGTTTGATGGTGACAAAACTGGAGTAAGGTTCGAATCTGATGGAGATGAACATGGGATGAAGAAGTATAAAGAAAATGAATCGAGGGCTGCCAAAGAAGGGCTAAAGGAAACAGGAAGAGATATTGTTGTCTTCGGAAACAACAATGGATCAGCAACAAGACCAATAATATTGGACTCCAACAATACCAATAGTAAAGGAAAAGGCAAGAAAATTGAGCATGATGATGCAGATAGTATAGCAATAATACCAAATCCATCCACCTTATCGCATTTGTCTACGGAGActttaccaaaaagaaaaagggggcGCCCTAAAGGTTCCAGTAATAAATTGAAGCCCTTTGCTTCTACTG GTGGGTTTCCTGTGTACCCCGCTCTGGGAGAGTTAATGCCTCATATACTGACTGTTAAGCTTGGGGAG AACATTCTTAGTCAGTTACTATTATTATCTCAATCAACTAATCGAGCAATGTGCATTCTTTCTGCTGTGGGTGTGGTTTCTATCGTTTGTATCCGCAAACTTTCTGGTTCTTATCTGAGATTCAAG GGTCCATTTCAGATTCTCTCTCTATCTGGAACATTTGTATATGGTTCAATGCGAAACCCACTTGAAAAAAGTTGGATGATAAACGTTTTGCTGGCAAATCATGATGGGAAGGCTTTCGGTGGTTCTGTAGCTGGTTTTATGATAGCTGCTGAGCCTGTTCAA ATCGTTGTTGGAAGTTTTGAGCAAGGTACcagaaaggaaaggaaaaagagcCGCCGGGCCAGATCTTCTTACCCATCGAGGCTGCCAGGAAATGGAGGCATTCCAAGGGCTACGCCCTTGATAATGATTCCTCCAAAGGCAAAGAACGATGGGATATGCACTTCACCTGCATCTGCTCTCTTGGAAACTCCGGCCAATAGTGGATCAGGTCATCTAATTGGTGCAAACAGCATCAATCCTGCTTCTCTACCGAGCTTTGGTCAGAATGTAAATCCTGCTCCTCTATCAGGTTTTGGTCAGAATGTTAACCCTGCTTCTCCACCGGATTTTGGCCAGAATGTTAACCCTGCTTCTCCACCGGGTTTTAATCTGAAATTCAATCCTGCTTCACTACCGGGTTTTGGTCAGAATGTCCCTCAGTCAATGCTGGGTCCAGGAACATCTATTGACTTCATCCCTTTTGTTCCCTAG
- the LOC126616461 gene encoding GABA transporter 1-like isoform X2, with translation MKREMGALPPTSVAVDDDRVDDAKVGREEADHDHEQKQLDAGALFVLKSKGSWVHCGYHLTTSIVAPALLSLPYAFTFLGWAGGILCLVIGALVTFYSYNLISLVLEHYAQLGHRHLRFRDMAHDILGPRWSRYFVGPIQFLVCYGAVVACTLLGGQCMKAVYLLTNPNGTMKLYEFVIIFGCLMLLLAQIPSFHSLRHINLVSVFLCLAYSACTTAACIYIGSSSKGPHKNYSLNGNSQSRVFGVFNANAIIATTFGNGIIPEIQATIAPPVKGKMFKGLCVCYAVVTMTFFSVAISGYWAFGNQSEGLILSNFLDDGKPLVPKWFIFMINLFTILQLSAVGVVYLQPTNEVLERAFADPTSKELSARNVIPRAVSRSMSVILATIIAAMLPFFGDINAVIGAFGFMPLDFILPVVFYNLTFKPSKRSPIFVLNTTIAVVFSILGVLAAIAAVRQISLDAKTYQLFANV, from the exons AGAGAGATGGGGGCGCTGCCACCAACATCGGTAGCAGTAGATGATGATCGAGTAGATGATGCAAAAGTTGGCCGCGAAGAAGCTGATCATGATCACGAACAGAAGCAACTCGATGCTGGTGCTCTTTTTGTTCTCAAATCCAAAG GATCATGGGTGCACTGCGGTTATCACTTGACAACATCAATTGTTGCTCCGGCACTCCTGAGTTTGCCGTACGCTTTCACCTTCCTCGGATGGGCGGGCGGAATTTTGTGTTTAGTCATCGGAGCATTAGTTACTTTCTATTCGTACAATTTAATCTCTTTGGTTCTTGAACACTATGCTCAATTGGGCCATCGCCATCTACGATTCAGAGACATGGCTCATGACATTTTAG GCCCGAGATGGAGTCGTTATTTTGTTGGTCCAATTCAATTCCTAGTATGTTATGGTGCTGTTGTGGCCTGTACTCTTTTGGGAGGACAATGCATGAAG GCAGTTTACTTGCTGACCAACCCAAATGGGACTATGAAGCTATACGAGTTTGTGATCATATTTGGGTGCTTAATGCTGCTTTTGGCTCAAATCCCATCTTTTCACTCACTCAGGCACATCAACTTGGTGTCTGTCTTTCTTTGCCTAGCATATAGTGCTTGTACCACTGCTGCCTGCATCTACATTG gaaGTTCTTCCAAGGGGCCGCATAAGAACTATTCCTTGAATGGCAACAGTCAAAGTCGAGTTTTTGGGGTCTTTAATGCTAATGCCATCATTGCTACAACATTTGGCAATGGTATCATTCCAGAAATTCAG GCAACAATAGCACCACCAGTGAAGGGAAAGATGTTCAAGGGACTCTGTGTTTGTTATGCAGTAGTGACGATGACTTTCTTCAGTGTTGCCATCTCTGGCTATTGGGCATTTGGCAACCAATCCGAAGGCCTCATTCTTAGCAACTTCTTGGATGATGGCAAACCTTTGGTGCCAAAGTGGTTCATCTTCATGATCAACCTTTTCACCATACTCCAACTATCAGCGGTTGGCGTG GTTTATCTCCAGCCCACAAACGAAGTTCTTGAGCGAGCATTTGCAGATCCAACTAGCAAAGAGTTGTCTGCTCGCAATGTGATCCCGAGGGCAGTATCTCGCTCGATGTCTGTCATCTTAGCAACCATTATAGCAGCAATGCTTCCATTTTTTGGTGACATCAATGCGGTTATTGGGGCTTTTGGTTTCATGCCCCTCGACTTCATCTTGCCTGTCGTGTTCTATAACTTGACCTTCAAGCCATCTAAAAGAAGCCCCATTTTCGTGTTAAACACCACTATTGCAGTGGTTTTCTCAATCTTGGGGGTTCTAGCTGCAATTGCTGCTGTAAGACAAATAAGCCTCGATGCCAAAACTTATCAGTTGTTTGCTAATGTATGA
- the LOC126616461 gene encoding GABA transporter 1-like isoform X3 gives MGALPPTSVAVDDDRVDDAKVGREEADHDHEQKQLDAGALFVLKSKGSWVHCGYHLTTSIVAPALLSLPYAFTFLGWAGGILCLVIGALVTFYSYNLISLVLEHYAQLGHRHLRFRDMAHDILGPRWSRYFVGPIQFLVCYGAVVACTLLGGQCMKAVYLLTNPNGTMKLYEFVIIFGCLMLLLAQIPSFHSLRHINLVSVFLCLAYSACTTAACIYIGSSSKGPHKNYSLNGNSQSRVFGVFNANAIIATTFGNGIIPEIQATIAPPVKGKMFKGLCVCYAVVTMTFFSVAISGYWAFGNQSEGLILSNFLDDGKPLVPKWFIFMINLFTILQLSAVGVVYLQPTNEVLERAFADPTSKELSARNVIPRAVSRSMSVILATIIAAMLPFFGDINAVIGAFGFMPLDFILPVVFYNLTFKPSKRSPIFVLNTTIAVVFSILGVLAAIAAVRQISLDAKTYQLFANV, from the exons ATGGGGGCGCTGCCACCAACATCGGTAGCAGTAGATGATGATCGAGTAGATGATGCAAAAGTTGGCCGCGAAGAAGCTGATCATGATCACGAACAGAAGCAACTCGATGCTGGTGCTCTTTTTGTTCTCAAATCCAAAG GATCATGGGTGCACTGCGGTTATCACTTGACAACATCAATTGTTGCTCCGGCACTCCTGAGTTTGCCGTACGCTTTCACCTTCCTCGGATGGGCGGGCGGAATTTTGTGTTTAGTCATCGGAGCATTAGTTACTTTCTATTCGTACAATTTAATCTCTTTGGTTCTTGAACACTATGCTCAATTGGGCCATCGCCATCTACGATTCAGAGACATGGCTCATGACATTTTAG GCCCGAGATGGAGTCGTTATTTTGTTGGTCCAATTCAATTCCTAGTATGTTATGGTGCTGTTGTGGCCTGTACTCTTTTGGGAGGACAATGCATGAAG GCAGTTTACTTGCTGACCAACCCAAATGGGACTATGAAGCTATACGAGTTTGTGATCATATTTGGGTGCTTAATGCTGCTTTTGGCTCAAATCCCATCTTTTCACTCACTCAGGCACATCAACTTGGTGTCTGTCTTTCTTTGCCTAGCATATAGTGCTTGTACCACTGCTGCCTGCATCTACATTG gaaGTTCTTCCAAGGGGCCGCATAAGAACTATTCCTTGAATGGCAACAGTCAAAGTCGAGTTTTTGGGGTCTTTAATGCTAATGCCATCATTGCTACAACATTTGGCAATGGTATCATTCCAGAAATTCAG GCAACAATAGCACCACCAGTGAAGGGAAAGATGTTCAAGGGACTCTGTGTTTGTTATGCAGTAGTGACGATGACTTTCTTCAGTGTTGCCATCTCTGGCTATTGGGCATTTGGCAACCAATCCGAAGGCCTCATTCTTAGCAACTTCTTGGATGATGGCAAACCTTTGGTGCCAAAGTGGTTCATCTTCATGATCAACCTTTTCACCATACTCCAACTATCAGCGGTTGGCGTG GTTTATCTCCAGCCCACAAACGAAGTTCTTGAGCGAGCATTTGCAGATCCAACTAGCAAAGAGTTGTCTGCTCGCAATGTGATCCCGAGGGCAGTATCTCGCTCGATGTCTGTCATCTTAGCAACCATTATAGCAGCAATGCTTCCATTTTTTGGTGACATCAATGCGGTTATTGGGGCTTTTGGTTTCATGCCCCTCGACTTCATCTTGCCTGTCGTGTTCTATAACTTGACCTTCAAGCCATCTAAAAGAAGCCCCATTTTCGTGTTAAACACCACTATTGCAGTGGTTTTCTCAATCTTGGGGGTTCTAGCTGCAATTGCTGCTGTAAGACAAATAAGCCTCGATGCCAAAACTTATCAGTTGTTTGCTAATGTATGA